In the genome of Fuerstiella sp., one region contains:
- a CDS encoding zinc-binding dehydrogenase translates to MKALVKTAAGIGHLELLDLPEPIPAPDQLKVQVKFGAICGTDLHICDDEYVNCPPMVLGHEMSGVVVEAGEQVTKFQVGDRVTSETFRYTCGRCRFCRDGLIGLCPDRRSMGVHVDGAFAEYVCQREESLHRLPDNVSFEAGAMSEPTAVAVRAVYERATISAGDVVLISGPGVIGLLCLQAVKAHEARVILVGTAGDEQRLALGRELGADLIINTQTDSLDAVLEFTDGLGADVAVECAGSAASLDQCITLVRKAAQVVTVGLPGRPVSVDLDQAIIKELTILPSFTYSHETWRRALELLEAGKISTTPLVSRRFPLTEWKTAFETVRSRQGLKCLLEPVG, encoded by the coding sequence ATGAAGGCCCTGGTGAAGACTGCGGCCGGTATCGGTCACCTCGAATTGCTGGATCTGCCGGAGCCGATTCCCGCACCCGATCAGTTGAAAGTGCAGGTCAAATTTGGGGCGATCTGCGGGACCGATCTTCATATCTGTGATGACGAATATGTGAATTGTCCGCCGATGGTGCTGGGCCACGAAATGTCGGGCGTGGTCGTTGAAGCGGGTGAGCAGGTGACAAAGTTCCAGGTTGGCGATCGAGTGACCTCGGAAACATTCAGGTACACCTGTGGCCGATGTCGCTTTTGTCGGGACGGACTGATTGGGCTGTGTCCTGATCGACGCAGTATGGGGGTGCATGTCGATGGTGCGTTTGCTGAATACGTCTGTCAAAGAGAAGAAAGTCTGCACCGTCTGCCCGACAATGTCAGCTTTGAAGCCGGTGCAATGTCGGAACCGACTGCGGTTGCCGTCAGGGCCGTGTATGAGCGGGCGACGATCTCGGCCGGTGACGTGGTTCTCATCTCAGGGCCGGGGGTGATTGGCCTGCTGTGTCTGCAGGCCGTCAAAGCACACGAGGCCCGAGTGATTCTGGTTGGGACCGCTGGAGATGAGCAGCGTCTGGCCCTGGGGCGGGAACTGGGAGCAGACCTCATCATCAACACTCAGACCGACTCTCTGGATGCGGTCCTTGAATTCACCGACGGGCTGGGAGCCGATGTTGCTGTGGAGTGCGCTGGTTCAGCGGCATCTTTGGATCAATGTATTACGTTGGTGCGCAAGGCGGCTCAGGTTGTCACCGTGGGTTTACCCGGTCGGCCGGTTTCGGTCGATCTGGACCAGGCGATCATCAAGGAACTGACCATACTTCCGAGTTTTACTTACTCTCATGAGACTTGGCGACGGGCCCTGGAACTGCTGGAAGCGGGTAAGATCAGCACCACTCCGCTGGTCAGCCGGCGGTTTCCGCTGACAGAATGGAAAACGGCGTTTGAAACGGTGCGGTCCAGGCAGGGCCTCAAATGCCTGCTGGAGCCGGTTGGCTGA